In one Parvibaculum sp. genomic region, the following are encoded:
- a CDS encoding transglutaminase-like domain-containing protein, which translates to MDDATHDMESELQRAGATPDGELDLARLALTLAALDRPELEPDSYLAHLDELVGAAGDALPGGAGEAPAGIVAGALAGVVAGRFRYLGDTETYDDPRNANLAHVIDRRKGLPVTLGILYLHVGAKLGLDLTGLNFPGHFVLRLRAADDAVVLDPFNGGRPLTAADLLTLLRGVEGPDARLTPEACEPVGPRDILLRLENNILSRAIKSGDFARARAVVLRMIWLAPQRAGLRFELGRLEVHAGHMGAAAHAFETCKDLAADIGETRIAGMAEEALRRLKTRLN; encoded by the coding sequence ATGGACGACGCGACACACGACATGGAATCCGAGTTGCAGCGGGCGGGCGCGACGCCCGACGGCGAACTCGACCTGGCGCGTCTTGCGCTGACGCTCGCCGCGCTCGATCGTCCGGAACTCGAACCCGATTCCTATCTCGCGCATCTCGACGAACTTGTCGGCGCGGCTGGCGATGCCTTGCCGGGCGGCGCGGGCGAAGCACCCGCCGGCATCGTCGCGGGCGCGTTGGCGGGCGTCGTCGCCGGCCGCTTTCGCTATCTCGGCGACACCGAAACCTATGACGATCCGCGCAATGCCAATCTCGCCCATGTAATCGACCGCCGCAAAGGCCTGCCGGTCACGCTCGGCATTCTCTATCTGCATGTCGGCGCGAAGCTCGGCCTCGACCTGACGGGTCTGAACTTTCCGGGCCATTTCGTGCTCCGCCTGCGCGCCGCCGACGATGCGGTGGTGCTCGACCCCTTCAATGGCGGCCGTCCTTTGACCGCCGCCGACCTGCTGACGCTGCTGCGCGGCGTCGAGGGGCCGGATGCGCGGCTGACGCCGGAGGCCTGCGAGCCGGTCGGCCCGCGCGACATCCTGCTCCGGCTTGAAAACAACATCCTGAGCCGCGCCATCAAAAGCGGCGACTTCGCCCGCGCCCGCGCCGTGGTGCTGCGCATGATCTGGCTGGCGCCGCAGCGCGCCGGGCTCCGCTTCGAACTTGGCCGGCTCGAGGTTCATGCCGGGCACATGGGTGCCGCCGCCCATGCCTTCGAGACCTGCAAGGACCTCGCCGCCGATATCGGCGAAACCCGCATCGCCGGCATGGCCGAAGAGGCGCTGCGCCGCCTGAAGACCCGCCTCAACTGA
- the gshB gene encoding glutathione synthase, which translates to MSLAVAIQMDPVHQININADSTFALGLEAQRRGHTLFYYEPQDLSMRDGRAYARMRPLTLRREVGNHSTLGSLEKTFLENVDVVLMRQDPPFDMSYITATHILETVHPKTLVVNDPTEVRNAPEKLFAVRFKGLLPPTLISRDPEEIRAFRREFGDIIVKPLFGNGGIGVFRIREGDENLNSLLEIFGQMNREPVIVQKYLPEVRQGDKRIILVDGQPVGAINRVPAEGEARSNMHVGGRPEKWSLTKREREICETIGPELKKRGLIFVGIDVIGDWLTEINVTSPTGIQEIDRFDNANLAGLVWDAIEARR; encoded by the coding sequence ATGAGCCTTGCCGTCGCCATCCAGATGGACCCGGTCCACCAGATCAACATCAACGCGGATTCGACCTTCGCGCTGGGGCTGGAGGCGCAGCGCCGCGGCCATACGCTTTTCTATTACGAGCCTCAGGACCTTTCGATGCGCGACGGCCGCGCCTATGCGCGGATGCGCCCCCTGACGCTCCGCCGCGAAGTCGGCAATCACTCGACGCTCGGCAGCCTCGAAAAGACCTTTCTTGAAAATGTCGATGTGGTGCTGATGCGTCAGGACCCGCCCTTCGACATGAGCTACATCACGGCGACGCATATTCTCGAAACCGTGCATCCGAAAACGCTGGTCGTGAACGACCCCACCGAGGTCCGGAACGCGCCGGAAAAGCTTTTCGCGGTGCGCTTCAAGGGGCTCTTGCCGCCGACGCTGATCAGCCGCGACCCGGAGGAAATCCGCGCCTTCCGCCGTGAGTTCGGCGACATCATCGTCAAGCCGCTCTTCGGCAATGGCGGCATCGGCGTTTTCCGCATCCGCGAGGGCGACGAGAACCTCAATTCGCTGCTCGAGATTTTCGGCCAGATGAACCGCGAGCCGGTGATCGTGCAGAAATATCTCCCCGAAGTGCGCCAGGGCGACAAGCGCATCATCCTGGTCGACGGGCAGCCCGTCGGCGCCATCAACCGCGTCCCGGCCGAGGGCGAGGCACGCTCCAACATGCATGTCGGCGGGCGTCCCGAAAAATGGTCGCTGACAAAACGCGAGCGCGAAATCTGCGAGACGATCGGTCCGGAACTGAAGAAGCGTGGATTGATTTTCGTCGGCATCGACGTGATCGGCGACTGGCTGACCGAGATCAACGTCACCTCGCCGACCGGCATTCAGGAGATCGACCGCTTCGACAATGCCAATCTGGCGGGGCTGGTCTGGGACGCTATCGAGGCGCGGAGATAG
- a CDS encoding dipeptidase — MARGARINWARYAIVAAAIALIVGAIWTLRPVFIADAPPPTVEETAARIHGAVIAIDTHVDIPSTFATDIYDPGKRGVYPVQVDLPHMREGGLDAVFFVVYAGQGARDDAGHAQAASEAFAKFAAIRRMTDNLYPDEIGLARSAADIRRLHAEGKLVALIGIENGYVVGRAPELLNVYYALGARYLGLVHNGHNDIADSALPQERFADRANEDGGEHGGLSDFGRALIARANDLGLMVDVSHASKAAALEAIELSRAPVIASHSSVDALHPHPRNMTDEELKALAAKGGVIQIVAFDAYLHEVPEEKLAARRELAASLGLTSLDAFFGASDETKRKFAEGVAALDAKWPRATVATLVDHIDHAVQLVGIDHVGISSDFQGGGGIEGWSHAGETLNVTAELVRRGYTEEQIAKLWGENLMRVMDAAEAARK; from the coding sequence ATGGCGCGGGGAGCACGCATCAACTGGGCGCGTTACGCGATCGTGGCGGCAGCGATTGCGCTGATTGTCGGCGCCATCTGGACGCTGCGCCCGGTTTTCATTGCCGATGCGCCGCCGCCCACCGTCGAGGAAACGGCGGCGCGCATCCACGGCGCGGTCATTGCCATCGACACACATGTCGACATCCCCTCGACCTTTGCGACCGATATCTACGATCCCGGCAAACGCGGCGTCTATCCCGTGCAGGTCGATCTGCCGCACATGCGCGAGGGCGGGCTCGATGCAGTCTTCTTCGTCGTCTATGCGGGGCAGGGCGCGCGCGACGACGCGGGCCATGCGCAAGCGGCATCCGAAGCCTTCGCGAAATTCGCCGCCATCCGCCGCATGACCGATAATCTGTACCCGGACGAGATCGGCCTTGCCCGTTCCGCCGCCGACATCCGCCGCCTCCATGCCGAGGGAAAGCTCGTCGCGCTGATCGGCATCGAGAACGGTTATGTCGTCGGCCGCGCGCCCGAGCTTCTCAATGTCTATTACGCGCTTGGCGCGCGTTATCTCGGCCTTGTCCACAACGGCCACAACGACATCGCCGACAGCGCCCTGCCGCAGGAGCGTTTTGCCGACCGCGCCAACGAAGACGGCGGCGAACATGGCGGCCTGTCGGATTTCGGCCGCGCGCTCATCGCCCGCGCCAACGATCTGGGGCTGATGGTCGATGTCAGCCACGCGTCGAAAGCCGCCGCGCTCGAAGCGATCGAGTTGTCGCGCGCCCCGGTCATCGCCTCGCATTCCTCTGTTGACGCACTTCATCCCCATCCGCGCAACATGACGGACGAGGAATTAAAGGCGCTGGCGGCAAAGGGCGGCGTCATCCAGATCGTCGCCTTCGACGCCTATCTACACGAAGTGCCGGAGGAAAAGCTCGCCGCACGCCGCGAACTGGCCGCCTCGCTCGGCCTGACTTCGCTCGACGCCTTCTTTGGCGCATCGGACGAAACGAAGCGCAAATTCGCCGAAGGCGTCGCCGCCCTCGACGCGAAATGGCCGCGCGCCACCGTGGCGACGCTTGTCGATCACATCGACCATGCGGTGCAGCTTGTCGGCATCGACCATGTCGGCATCTCGTCGGACTTCCAGGGCGGCGGCGGCATCGAAGGCTGGTCCCATGCCGGCGAAACACTGAACGTGACGGCCGAACTCGTCCGCCGCGGCTATACCGAAGAGCAAATCGCGAAGCTCTGGGGCGAAAACCTGATGCGCGTCATGGACGCGGCCGAGGCGGCGCGGAAATAG
- a CDS encoding recombinase family protein, protein MSRPEQARGDSLRRQLKGAREYATANGLTLVEDMRDIGVSAYKGKNSTEGILATFLAAVEAGAIAPGSVLIVENLDRLSRQQVPKALRLFLAILEGGIEIVTLSDGQRYTEASISDGPTQILISILALSRAHEESALKAQRIGESWQKKREIASGGVPMTAMAPAWLCLSPSRSEWHFREGRDGIVRRIFEEASDGIGAMTIARRLTVEGVEPWGPRRRKSLPGPRGWHPSAIKKILANEAVVGVFQPHQIRNGKRVPSGPPIPDYFPAAIPADLFWRARAAIEGRKRGGAGRKGKRFSNLLAGLCVCGACGGPVHFVDKGAPPKGGRYFQCDHARRRAGCISGDLYRYDDVERGVFALLSDALFASVFAAERETTRLWQARAEELNAQIQTLKRKQARYIDIFEDDGDVDDAASQRMRALRTEIQTASAERRQLLERIRATDSVGKPQSVGESFEIAKDRLDAIEDLPSDAERYRARAEIAQALRRVIREIVFHIDLATIEFADGEEKMIILGNRWCDPDTERLLEERIRHVEAARGQVGSGNKNIDRN, encoded by the coding sequence ATGTCCCGTCCCGAGCAAGCGCGTGGCGACAGTTTGCGGCGCCAGCTCAAGGGTGCGCGCGAATATGCTACCGCCAACGGACTCACGCTCGTCGAGGATATGCGCGACATCGGTGTTTCTGCCTACAAAGGCAAAAACAGCACCGAGGGGATTCTCGCCACCTTTCTCGCGGCGGTTGAGGCTGGAGCGATTGCTCCCGGGTCCGTTCTAATCGTCGAAAATCTTGATCGGCTTTCGCGGCAACAGGTGCCAAAAGCCCTAAGGCTGTTCCTGGCAATCTTGGAAGGGGGGATTGAGATCGTCACCCTGTCCGACGGCCAACGGTATACAGAAGCGTCCATTAGCGATGGGCCAACCCAAATCCTGATCTCAATTCTTGCTTTGTCCCGCGCACACGAAGAGAGCGCTCTCAAAGCACAACGGATTGGCGAATCTTGGCAAAAGAAGCGGGAGATAGCGTCCGGTGGAGTTCCAATGACGGCTATGGCCCCGGCATGGCTCTGCCTCTCACCATCGCGATCCGAATGGCATTTTCGGGAAGGGCGTGACGGCATTGTGCGACGAATTTTCGAGGAAGCGTCCGACGGCATCGGCGCAATGACGATTGCCCGCCGCCTGACCGTCGAAGGGGTCGAACCTTGGGGCCCTCGCAGGAGAAAAAGTCTGCCCGGCCCCCGCGGATGGCATCCATCCGCAATCAAGAAGATTCTAGCAAACGAAGCAGTGGTTGGCGTCTTTCAGCCCCATCAAATACGAAACGGGAAGCGAGTTCCCAGCGGGCCACCAATCCCTGACTATTTTCCGGCAGCGATCCCGGCCGATCTGTTTTGGCGCGCGCGGGCGGCGATTGAAGGACGGAAGCGAGGGGGTGCCGGACGAAAAGGCAAACGATTTTCCAATCTTCTGGCGGGTCTCTGCGTTTGCGGAGCATGCGGAGGCCCGGTCCACTTTGTCGACAAGGGGGCGCCACCCAAGGGCGGTCGCTATTTCCAATGTGATCACGCGCGGCGCCGTGCGGGCTGTATTTCGGGCGACTTGTATCGATACGACGACGTAGAGCGTGGCGTTTTTGCGCTACTGTCAGACGCATTGTTTGCCTCCGTATTCGCGGCGGAGCGTGAAACAACGAGATTGTGGCAGGCGCGGGCGGAGGAGCTGAACGCACAGATTCAAACGCTCAAGCGTAAGCAAGCACGCTATATCGACATTTTCGAGGATGATGGAGACGTTGATGATGCCGCTTCACAACGCATGAGGGCGCTTCGGACAGAAATACAGACCGCAAGCGCGGAACGGCGGCAGTTGCTTGAGCGGATTCGCGCAACGGATAGCGTCGGGAAGCCGCAATCCGTCGGCGAATCGTTTGAGATCGCCAAAGACAGATTGGATGCCATCGAGGATCTGCCGAGTGATGCGGAACGATACCGCGCGCGGGCGGAGATCGCTCAGGCATTGCGACGGGTTATCCGGGAGATTGTATTTCATATCGACCTTGCCACTATCGAATTTGCTGATGGTGAGGAGAAGATGATCATTCTCGGTAATCGATGGTGTGATCCTGATACCGAGCGGCTGCTTGAAGAGCGAATACGACACGTCGAAGCGGCGCGCGGGCAAGTGGGCAGTGGGAACAAAAATATAGACAGGAACTAA
- a CDS encoding DNA N-6-adenine-methyltransferase — MTELSSNLGGALRARRRAAGLTQAALARSANMSIQTVGLAERGKGRLATFDQLTGALGLLIDGRNLPASGCLGGRLRALRERRALSRRAAARALTVTADTLAKIESGGPGRVETLIRYGALLGAGLYLRHRDERRPFHTHAGNSSIGHTWQTPESLLALLYRALDTGEREDAMFDLDPCSPSSTRNDRSLPQLAPVRARVHFDIEDDGLSLEWFGRCFVNPPYGTALPDWVRKARHEVEAGRATMVIALVPARPDTRWWHENVIGHASVFMLRGRLKFRGIANAAPFPSALIVWGGTDADLHRLRHLLPTAWFVPAAPALKAAD, encoded by the coding sequence ATGACCGAACTTTCTTCAAATCTCGGGGGTGCTCTGCGCGCTCGTAGACGCGCGGCCGGGCTAACGCAAGCTGCTTTGGCGCGTAGCGCCAACATGTCGATCCAAACCGTCGGCCTCGCCGAGCGTGGCAAAGGGCGGCTTGCTACTTTCGATCAACTAACCGGCGCGCTCGGATTGCTGATCGATGGACGAAATCTCCCCGCGTCGGGATGTCTAGGCGGTCGTTTGCGGGCTTTGCGTGAACGGCGGGCTTTGAGCAGAAGAGCGGCCGCGCGGGCGCTTACCGTTACAGCGGACACGCTGGCGAAGATCGAGAGCGGTGGGCCGGGCCGTGTCGAGACGTTGATCCGCTACGGCGCATTGTTGGGTGCCGGTCTCTACCTTCGCCACCGCGACGAACGCAGACCCTTCCACACGCACGCGGGCAACTCTTCCATCGGTCACACATGGCAAACACCTGAAAGTCTGCTGGCCTTGTTATATCGAGCACTAGACACCGGGGAGCGGGAGGATGCGATGTTCGACCTCGACCCCTGCTCCCCTAGTTCAACACGCAATGATCGATCACTGCCGCAGCTTGCCCCTGTGCGTGCTCGGGTTCATTTCGATATAGAGGATGATGGGTTATCGCTCGAATGGTTCGGGCGCTGTTTTGTCAATCCGCCGTATGGCACGGCATTGCCAGATTGGGTAAGAAAAGCGCGTCACGAAGTGGAGGCGGGAAGGGCGACAATGGTCATCGCACTGGTTCCGGCGAGGCCCGACACGCGATGGTGGCACGAGAACGTGATCGGCCACGCATCGGTGTTCATGCTGCGGGGGCGGCTAAAGTTTCGCGGAATAGCGAATGCTGCGCCGTTTCCCTCGGCGCTAATCGTCTGGGGTGGCACGGACGCGGATCTTCATCGACTGCGCCATCTGCTGCCAACTGCGTGGTTCGTCCCGGCCGCACCCGCGTTGAAAGCAGCAGACTAG